Proteins encoded within one genomic window of Elusimicrobiota bacterium:
- a CDS encoding GTP-binding protein, producing the protein MAKAKFDRSKPHVNVGTIGHVDHGKTTLTAAITKVLEGKGLAKYITYDEIAKASESQGRRDETKILSIALSHVEYSSDKRHYAHIDCPGHADYVKNMLTGAAQMDGSILVVSATDGPMPQTREHILLARQVNVPYIVVYLNKVDLVTDKELIDLVEMEVRELLTKYNFPGD; encoded by the coding sequence ATGGCAAAGGCAAAATTTGACAGATCAAAGCCCCACGTAAACGTAGGGACAATCGGGCACGTAGACCACGGCAAAACGACGCTGACAGCAGCGATAACGAAGGTGCTAGAAGGCAAAGGGTTAGCGAAGTATATCACCTACGATGAGATAGCCAAAGCATCTGAATCGCAAGGAAGACGAGACGAGACAAAGATCTTATCAATAGCACTAAGCCATGTAGAATATTCTTCAGATAAAAGGCACTACGCCCATATAGACTGCCCGGGCCATGCAGACTACGTAAAGAACATGTTAACCGGCGCAGCGCAGATGGACGGATCGATACTTGTGGTATCAGCGACAGATGGGCCGATGCCGCAGACAAGGGAACACATACTTTTAGCCAGACAGGTGAACGTTCCGTATATAGTTGTATATTTGAACAAGGTAGATCTTGTTACGGATAAAGAACTTATTGATTTAGTAGAAATGGAAGTAAGAGAACTTCTTACAAAATATAATTTCCCCGGGGACA